In a genomic window of Cynocephalus volans isolate mCynVol1 chromosome 1, mCynVol1.pri, whole genome shotgun sequence:
- the PCK1 gene encoding phosphoenolpyruvate carboxykinase, cytosolic [GTP]: MPPQLLNGLNLSAKVIQGTLDSLPQAVREFVENNAQLCQPKYIHICDGSEQENGQLLDHMQEQGMVRKLKKYDNCWLALTDPRDVARIESKTVIITQEQRDTVPIPKNGLSQLGRWMSEADFEKAFNARFPECMKGRTMYVIPFSMGPLGSPLSKIGIELTDSPYVVASMRIMTRIGTPVLEALGDGEFVKCLHSVGCPLPLKKPLVNNWPCNPELTLIAHLPDHREIISFGSGYGGNSLLGKKCFALRMAGRLAKEEGWLAEHMLILGITNPEGEKKYLAAAFPSACGKTNLAMMNPSLPGWKIECVGDDIAWMKFDNEGNLRAINPENGFFGVAPGTSVKTNPNAIKTIQKNTIFTNVAETSDGGVYWEGIDERLAPGITITSWKNRQWSPEDGEPCAHPNSRFCTPASQCPIIDAAWESPEGVPIEGIIFGGRRPTGVPLVYEALSWQHGVFVGAAMRSEATAAAEHKGKIIMHDPFAMRPFFGYNFGKYLAHWLSMAQRPAAKLPKIFHVNWFRKDKEGNYLWPGFGENSRVLEWMFNRINGEDSAKLTPIGYIPKEDALNLKGLGNINVKELFSISKEFWEKEVEEIEKYLEDQVNADLPYEIEREVLALKQRISQM, encoded by the exons ATGCCTCCTCAGCTACTAAACGGCCTGAACCTCTCAGCCAAAGTCATTCAGGGCACCCTAGACAGCCTGCCCCAGGCGGTGAGGGAGTTCGTGGAGAACAATGCCCAGCTGTGCCAGCCCAAGTACATCCACATCTGCGATGGCTCTGAGCAGGAGAACGGGCAGCTGCTGGACCACATGCAGGAGCAGGGCATGGTCAGGAAGCTGAAGAAATACGACAACTG CTGGTTGGCTCTCACTGACCCCAGAGATGTGGCCAGGATCGAAAGCAAGACGGTTATCATTACCCAAGAGCAAAGAGACACGGTGCCCATTCCCAAAAACGGCCTCAGCCAGCTGGGTCGCTGGATGTCAGAGGCGGACTTTGAAAAAGCCTTCAATGCCAGATTCCCAGAGTGCATGAAAG GTCGTACCATGTATGTCATCCCGTTCAGCATGGGGCCGCTGGGCTCCCCTCTGTCAAAGATTGGCATTGAGCTGACGGATTCGCCCTACGTGGTGGCCAGCATGCGTATCATGACGCGAATTGGCACACCCGTCCTGGAAGCGCTGGGTGACGGGGAATTTGTCAAGTGCCTCCATTCCGTGGGGTGCCCTTTGCCTTTAAAAA AGCCTTTGGTCAACAACTGGCCCTGCAACCCGGAGCTGACACTCATCGCTCACCTGCCCGACCACAGAGAGATCATTTCCTTTGGGAGTGGGTATGGCGGGAACTCGCTGCTTGGGAAGAAGTGCTTTGCTCTCAGGATGGCTGGCCGGCTGGCTAAGGAGGAGGGCTGGCTGGCAGAGCACatgctg ATCCTGGGTATTACCAACCCTGAGGGTGAGAAGAAGTATCTGGCGGCCGCATTCCCCAGTGCCTGCGGGAAGACCAACCTGGCCATGATGAACCCCTCCCTCCCAGGCTGGAAGATAGAGTGCGTGGGCGACGACATCGCCTGGATGAAATTCGACAATGAAG GTAACTTAAGGGCTATCAACCCAGAAAATGGTTTTTTTGGTGTCGCTCCTGGAACCTCTGTGAAGACAAACCCCAACGCCATCAAGACCATCCAGAAGAACACCATCTTCACCAATGTGGCCGAGACCAGTGACGGGGGCGTGTACTGGGAGGGCATCGATGAGCGTCTGGCTCCAGGCATCACCATCACTTCCTGGAAGAACAGGCAGTGGAGCCCAGAAGATG GGGAACCTTGTGCCCACCCCAACTCGCGGTTCTGCACTCCTGCCAGCCAGTGTCCCATCATCGATGCTGCCTGGGAGTCTCCGGAAGGTGTCCCAATCGAGGGCATTATCTTCGGAGGCCGCAGACCTACCG GTGTCCCCCTAGTCTACGAAGCTCTCAGCTGGCAGCACGGAGTGTTTGTGGGGGCGGCCATGAGGTCGGAGGCCACAGCAGCTGCAGAACACAAAG GCAAAATCATCATGCACGACCCCTTTGCCATGCGGCCCTTCTTTGGCTACAACTTTGGCAAATATCTGgcccactggctgagcatggCCCAGCGGCCAGCAGCCAAGCTGCCCAAGATCTTCCATGTCAACTGGTTCCGGAAGGACAAGGAAGGCAATTATCTCTGGCCAGGCTTTGGAGAGAACTCCAGGGTGCTGGAGTGGATGTTCAATCGGATCAATGGGGAAGACAGCGCCAAGCTCACGCCCATAGGCTACATCCCAAAGGAGGATGCCCTGAATCTGAAAGGCCTGGGGAACATCAATGTGAAGGAGCTCTTCAGCATCTCCAAGGAGTTCTGGGAGAAGGAGGTGGAAGAGATCGAGAAGTATCTGGAGGATCAAGTCAATGCTGACCTCCCCTATGAGATTGAGAGAGAGGTCCTTGCTCTGAAGCAGAGAATAAGTCAGATGTAA